The genomic interval GGAGATAAATGTTGTTCTGGATACGTGGCGGGATTCGCTGAATGCATACAATATAAAAAAAATCGTTCCGGGAGGAAAAAGAAGACAGGACAGCGTGTTTAACGGTTTGTGCAATGTCGATGCGGATACGGAAATAGTGCTTATCCATGATCTGGTACGGCCGCTTGTAAAAAAAGAACATATAGAAGCGGTGGTTTACAAGACAAGGGAATATAAAGCTGCAATCCTCGCCGCGCCAATGAAAGCAACAGTAAAAGAAGTAAATGATGATTTATCAATAAAGAAGACTATTCCCAGAAACAAGCTATGGATGGCCCAGACCCCCCAGGGGTTTGAGAAAACGTTGATTATTAACGTATTTCGTCAATTTCAGCACACCGGTAGAGAATTTACCGATGACGCACAAATGGTGGAGGAGGCCGGCCACCCCGTATATATTGTTCCCGGTTCTGATGAAAATATAAAAATCACTACCCCTGATGATATACGTATTGCAAAGGCATTGTTAAAATAGGCTGTGTTTATCCAACGGCATTCATTTTTACTTTTTCAAAAATCTAAATACATGAAAAAATATTGTCTCCTCTGTATCATTATTCTTTGCCTGCCAGTTTTTTCCTGCGCCAACAAGGAACGCATAACCTCTGATAGTTTTAAAAACTATGAAGGGTCTCATGCGTTTACCACGGAATTGCTGAGAACTGATTTTGCGCTGCAGAAAAGGGTTTTAATAACCCTTGAGAAGGCAATAATGCTCATGGAAGACAATGTTGATTCCGTCAGCAAAGAAACATTTGAAAAGAGTATAGAGGTTATAAGTTATTTTTTTGATATTTGCCATATTGAAAAAGAAAACGAAATACTTTTTCCATTTGTCAAAAATATACAAGGCGGTATGGAAAAGAAAGATTTTCTGGGGCGGCTATTAATGGAACATATATCGGCGAGAGACCGGAAAAGGGCTTTATCAGATGCAGTGAAAGGAATATCTTTAGGCAAAAAGGCGAGAAAGACTATCAAAAAAGCTGGTTACAGGTATATCAAATATGTAAAAAAGCACCTCCAAACAGAGGAAAAGGCTCTTTTCCCATGGATAGATACACTACTATCTCACGATGACCAGTTAGCACTGATAGAACGGTTAAATGCGGTTGAAGAGAAATATATCAGTAACGGACTGCATGAAAAATATTTCATAATGGTGGAGACCCTTGAAAAACAATTAGGGATATTACCATGAATACGATTTTAGGATTTTAAATCGTAAATCTCCGCGGGTTAAGGTTGCAAACCTGAGCCCGCCGGGAGTTGATGGACAGTAGTATGTAGTACGACGAGGTTCGTCGCACTACAAATGACAATTTCCCATGTTCGTTTATGTAGGTTTTACTTTTCTCTTGTTTATTTTTTTTTTACTTTTTTAACATATGGAGTTTGTTATGGAAAAATACGCACTAATTATTTTTGTTTGTATGAATTTTTTAATAACCAGCGGCGCTTTTGCACAGCAGGGACAAAAGGTGACTGTAGCCGAAATATTGGGAGAAAGGAAAGAGTATTATTTTGACAACGACGAGTTATCCAACACGCCTAAGGGATTTTTTGAAGCCCTTACCGGCAACGGCAAAAAGGGACAATGGAGGGTGCTGAAAGTGCAGCACTCACCTTCTTCAGACAATGTAGTTGTACAGACAAAAACGGATAAGACTGCTAAGCGTTTCCCTTTGCTGATGGTAGAGTATATCGATTATAAAGACGCCATGGCATATGTAAAATTTCGCGCTGAAGGTGGAGAGATAGACCAGGCGGCAGGACTGGTCTTCAGGTATAAGGATAATCAAAACTATTATGTGTTAAGCGCCAATGCATTGAAAAACAATGTGCATTTATATAAAGTGTCAAATGGACAGCAAAAATTGCTCGGAGAAAAAAATATGCCCGTATCCTCAAACGAGTGGCATTTGTTAAAAGTTGTTTATGACGGGAAAAAGATACGCTGTTTTTTTGAAAATGCAATGGTAATTGAAGTTTTAGACGATACGTTTTCTTCCGGCGGCATAGGGCTTTGGACAAAATCCGATTCGTATGTATTGTTTGACGACCTCGTAATACAAGAAAATTCCTGACCCAACTACACAGAAAG from Candidatus Kuenenia stuttgartiensis carries:
- a CDS encoding hemerythrin domain-containing protein, producing MKKYCLLCIIILCLPVFSCANKERITSDSFKNYEGSHAFTTELLRTDFALQKRVLITLEKAIMLMEDNVDSVSKETFEKSIEVISYFFDICHIEKENEILFPFVKNIQGGMEKKDFLGRLLMEHISARDRKRALSDAVKGISLGKKARKTIKKAGYRYIKYVKKHLQTEEKALFPWIDTLLSHDDQLALIERLNAVEEKYISNGLHEKYFIMVETLEKQLGILP
- a CDS encoding family 16 glycoside hydrolase is translated as MEKYALIIFVCMNFLITSGAFAQQGQKVTVAEILGERKEYYFDNDELSNTPKGFFEALTGNGKKGQWRVLKVQHSPSSDNVVVQTKTDKTAKRFPLLMVEYIDYKDAMAYVKFRAEGGEIDQAAGLVFRYKDNQNYYVLSANALKNNVHLYKVSNGQQKLLGEKNMPVSSNEWHLLKVVYDGKKIRCFFENAMVIEVLDDTFSSGGIGLWTKSDSYVLFDDLVIQENS
- the ispD gene encoding 2-C-methyl-D-erythritol 4-phosphate cytidylyltransferase, with product MKVSGILVGAGLGLRMGGDVKKPFIQINDKPVFLHTIDRFSQCSLISEIVLIVGEPEINVVLDTWRDSLNAYNIKKIVPGGKRRQDSVFNGLCNVDADTEIVLIHDLVRPLVKKEHIEAVVYKTREYKAAILAAPMKATVKEVNDDLSIKKTIPRNKLWMAQTPQGFEKTLIINVFRQFQHTGREFTDDAQMVEEAGHPVYIVPGSDENIKITTPDDIRIAKALLK